A single genomic interval of Hevea brasiliensis isolate MT/VB/25A 57/8 chromosome 4, ASM3005281v1, whole genome shotgun sequence harbors:
- the LOC110673249 gene encoding sulfate transporter 3.1 has product MGNADFECPHPVAIPPTKPFLKSLTSGLKETLFPDDPFRQFKNQSASRKFILGLQYFVPILEWAPRYTFAFFRADVIAGITIASLAVPQGISYANLANLPPIVGLYSSFVPPLVYAILGSSRDLAVGTVAVASLLISSMLGKEVNPNEDPKHYVQLALTATFFAGVFQSSLGFLRLGFIVDFLSHATIVGFMGGAATVVCLQQLKGILGLIHFTHRTDLVSVMRSIFSQTHQWRWESGALGCCFLFFLILTRHYSKRKPCFFWINAMAPLTSVVLGSVLVYLTHAEKHGVQVIGHLKKGLNPPSISELAFGSPHLMTAIRTGIIIGVIALAEGVAVGRSFAMFKNYHIDGNKEMIAFGMMNIAGSCTSCYLTSGPFSRTAVNFNAGCKTAVSNIVMATAVMITLLFLTPLFHYTPLVVLSSIIIAAMLGLIDYEAAIHLWKVDKFDFVVCISAYIGVVIGSVEIGLVIAVIISLLRMLLFVARPRTFLLGNIPNSMIYRSVDQYPTANNVPGVLILQIDAPIYFANANYLRERISRWIYEEQDRLISTGEPTLQYVILDMSAIGSIDTSGISMLEEVNKNTDRRGLKLVLANPRSEVIKKMEKTKFIGKIGQECIYLTVGEAVAACNFMLHTCKSNRVTVQEFDAQDNV; this is encoded by the exons ATGGGTAACGCCGATTTCGAATGCCCACATCCTGTTGCAATTCCTCCGACAAAACCATTTCTGAAGTCGCTAACATCAGGTCTCAAGGAGACCCTTTTCCCTGATGATCCATTTAGGCAATTCAAGAACCAGTCTGCATCTAGGAAGTTCATTTTAGGATTGCAGTATTTTGTGCCAATCCTGGAATGGGCTCCTCGTTACACCTTCGCCTTCTTCAGAGCTGATGTTATTGCTGGAATTACTATTGCCAGTCTCGCTGTTCCTCAAGGGATAAGTTACGCAAATCTTGCAAACTTGCCTCCAATTGTTGGCCTAT ATTCAAGCTTTGTCCCACCATTAGTATATGCCATATTGGGCAGCTCAAGAGATTTGGCAGTAGGAACTGTTGCTGTGGCATCACTTCTTATATCTTCCATGTTAGGGAAGGAGGTTAACCCTAATGAGGACCCTAAGCACTATGTTCAGTTGGCCTTAACTGCTACTTTCTTTGCTGGAGTTTTCCAATCTTCTCTTggctttttaag ACTAGGGTTTATCGTGGACTTTTTGTCTCATGCAACAATTGTGGGCTTCATGGGTGGAGCAGCCACGGTTGTTTGTCTTCAGCAATTGAAAGGGATTCTTGGGTTGATTCATTTCACTCATAGGACTGATCTTGTATCAGTTATGCGCTCAATCTTTAGCCAAACACACCAG TGGAGATGGGAAAGTGGAGCCTTGGGTTGTTGTTTTCTCTTCTTCCTAATTCTAACTAGACACTAT AGCAAGAGAAAGCCATGCTTCTTCTGGATAAATGCTATGGCACCTCTGACATCTGTTGTTCTAGGAAGTGTCCTTGTCTATCTGACCCACGCTGAGAAACATGGCGTTCAAGTG ATTGGGCACCTCAAGAAAGGGTTGAACCCACCATCTATATCTGAATTGGCTTTTGGGTCCCCACATCTGATGACTGCTATTAGAACTGGAATAATAATTGGTGTCATAGCTCTTGCT GAAGGAGTGGCTGTTGGGAGGAGTTTTGCCATGTTCAAGAACTATCACATTGATGGAAACAAAGAGATGATCGCTTTTGGGATGATGAATATTGCAGGTTCATGCACTTCCTGTTACCTAACCTCAG GACCATTCTCGCGAACTGCAGTGAACTTTAATGCAGGATGCAAGACTGCAGTGTCTAACATAGTAATGGCAACAGCAGTAATGATAACATTGTTATTTCTAACCCCATTGTTCCATTACACTCCCCTGGTGGTGCTTTCCTCTATTATCATTGCTGCTATGCTCGGCCTAATTGACTATGAAGCTGCTATTCACCTCTGGAAAGTCGACAAGTTTGACTTTGTTGTTTGCATCAGTGCCTACATTGGTGTTGTCATTGGAAGTGTCGAAATTGGCCTAGTCATTGCT GTCATAATTTCCTTGCTGAGGATGCTCCTATTTGTAGCAAGGCCAAGGACCTTTCTCCTTGGCAACATTCCCAATTCCATGATTTATAGAAGCGTGGATCAATATCCGACAGCTAACAATGTTCCTGGAGTTCTCATTCTTCAGATTGATGCACCCATCTACTTTGCCAATGCAAACTACTTAAGGGAAAG gatTTCAAGATGGATTTATGAGGAGCAAGACAGGCTAATATCCACAGGAGAACCCACTTTACAATATGTGATACTAGATATGAGTG CTATTGGCAGCATAGATACAAGTGGGATCAGCATGCTCGAAGAAGTTAATAAGAACACTGACAGAAGAGGTCTTAAG CTGGTACTGGCAAACCCACGAAGTGAAGTGATTAAGAAGATGGAAAAAACAAAGTTCATCGGAAAAATTGGTCAGGAATGTATCTATCTTACCGTGGGTGAGGCTGTAGCAGCATGCAACTTCATGCTACATACCTGCAAATCGAATAGAGTTACAGTTCAAGAATTTGATGCACAAGATAATGTGTGA